The following proteins are co-located in the Aquarana catesbeiana isolate 2022-GZ linkage group LG02, ASM4218655v1, whole genome shotgun sequence genome:
- the LOC141127996 gene encoding zinc finger BED domain-containing protein 4-like, protein MEGAIPKIIKFGFKDYILDVGEKKRTAICKVCNSKIRDTSTTTSNFIRHYKTHKEKYEEYIHTKGTFDDTQPQISQFIAQGTVQLYHCNHQQQKAITNSILSDLILNCNMPLSIIEHQSFRRFLSIVDNKYSPVSRRTITGKLDNLVADRKMKLKNELEVVDHLSVTVDIWSDRRMRGFLGVTVHWINIEDDRLQLKSQLLACNRFKGPHTGERICEEFEHICEEYKIKKKVDHIICDNAANMKKAFTTCFPGQLDEDDDLDDSDIWNDLSVEEQEMFDNYLSAKTQTRLQCFAHTLQLVIGDGLKETKLVNAALAKASRLSSLLHTSTSFKEKFEEEFGQRGIPASVTTRWNSTLRQLKSVVSCDQLKLTRMLEDGGHKETVFTAREWNQIKELVDVLQPFGEATDLSQGEKLVTISAVVPCILSLNHHLENHKESVRYLGGLIRSLQESLQRRFEGIFVNVRMADEQNDVATLPFSDPLYLKAALLDPSFGTMWLTHDVLATENVKEAVSAMIKNLILKEDCKPTPTTTDEDEQMPVAESESQSGLFTAYRKKQKRDSCSSPQIQLNQYLDICDGQSCLQFWAMNRHMLPSLFRVAVRVMSVPASSAPVERVFSHGGVIMRPHRSQLSEKVLSNLIFCKCNAF, encoded by the exons atggagggagcaattccaaaaataattaaatttggatttaaggattatattttagatgttggtgaaaagaagagaacggcgatatgcaaggtctgcaactcaaaaataagagacacgtccaccacaacatccaacttcatccgtcactacaaaacccacaaagaaaa atatgaagagtacatccataccaaagggacttttgatgatacccagcctcaaatctcacaattcatcgcacaggggactgtgcagctataccactgcaaccaccagcagcaaaaggcaattacaaactcaatcctgtcagacctcattctaaactgcaacatgccactgtccatcattgaacatcaaagctttcgtcgctttttgtcaatagtagacaacaaatactctccagtaagtagaagaacaattactggcaagcttgacaatctggtggcagataggaaaatgaagctgaaaaatgaactcgaagtggtagatcatctgtcagtgactgtagatatatggtcagaccgcaggatgagaggctttcttggagtcacagtgcactggatcaacattgaggatgaccgtcttcagttaaaatcacagttgcttgcttgcaaccgcttcaaaggtccccatacaggggaaagaatttgtgaggaatttgagcatatatgtgaagagtacaagattaaaaaaaaggtagaccacatcatctgtgacaacgccgcaaacatgaaaaaagcattcactacatgttttccaggacagctagatgaagacgatgaccttgatgattcagacatttggaatgacctgtcagtggaagaacaggagatgtttgacaattatttgagtgcaaaaacccagactagacttcaatgttttgcacacacgcttcaattggtaataggtgatggacttaaagagactaaattagtcaatgcagctctcgccaaagcttccaggttgagctccttgttacacacaagcacctctttcaaggaaaaatttgaggaggagtttggacagcgtggaatccctgcctctgttaccacacgctggaattccacactgaggcaattgaaatcagtggtcagctgtgaccagctgaaactgactagaatgcttgaagatgggggacacaaagagactgtattcacagctagagagtggaatcagattaaggaactcgtggatgtccttcaaccttttggagaagccacagacctctcacagggagaaaaacttgtgacaataagtgctgttgtaccctgtatcctttctctgaatcaccacttggaaaatcataaagagagcgtgcgctaccttggtggcttgatccgtagcctgcaagaatcactccaaagacgattcgaagggatctttgtcaatgtgaggatggcagatgaacagaatgatgtagcaaccttacccttctctgaccctctatacctaaaagctgctctgctggatccttcatttggcaccatgtggttgacccatgatgttttggctaccgaaaatgtcaaggaggctgtgtctgcgatgataaaaa acttgattctcaaagaggactgcaagcccaccccaacaaccaccgatgaagacgagcaaatgccagtggcagagtcagagagtcaatctgggctgttcacagcataccgcaaaaaacagaagagagattcatgttccagtccccaaatacagctgaaccagtatttagacatttgtgatggacagagctgccttcagttttgggccatgaacaggcacatgctcccctctttgttcagggtagcggtaagagtaatgtcagtccctgcatcaagcgcacctgttgaacgtgtgtttagccatggtggggtgataatgcgaccccatcgctcacaactgagcgagaaagtactttcaaatttaattttttgcaaatgcaatgcattttag